CTTGCCGCGAGCGAACGGGCGTCGCCGTGGGCGCGCCGCGCCGCGTCGCGGCCCGTCCTTTTTGCAGCCGGCTGCGGCCTCGTCGTCGCGATCGTCGGTATCGCGTCGGGCGGCGCGACCTGGGGCACAGGCTATGACATCACAAAATTCCTCGTCGAAGGCCATCGCGGAGAACTCTGGCTCTTCCCAGCCAAATTCACGGCCGCCCTGGCATCGACCTTGAGCGGTGCGCCCGGAGGGATTTTCGCGCCTTCGCTCGCAGTCGGCGCGGGCTTCGGAAATCTCCTGACGCCGATCTTTCCCGGCAGTCCTGCGGGCGCTGTCGTCATGATGGGCATGGTGGCCTATTTCGTCGGCGTCGTCCGTGCGCCCTTGACGGCGGTCATCATCCTGATCGAGGCAACCGCGGCCCGTGGCGTCATCCTGCCGCTATTCGCCACCGCCCTGATCGCCGACTGGGCGAGCGCGCAGATTTGTCCCACCCGCCTGTACCACGGGCTGTCGAAGCGGGTGGTATCTTCGGCGCGCACCTCGGACGATCCGCGGCGTGACGCGCCGCAATCTCCCGGCCTCTGACCCTCGGCGCTTGGCCCTGCGGCCGCAGACGATCAGTCGTCGCAGACGACTTTTTCGGGGTTCGGTCGTGGACCCGAACGCCATGCGGAAGTTCGAGCCAGGGATGCCGATCCTGTGCCCAGACCGCTTGGCCCGGCATTGGAAAATCGGGTCGGCGAAGGACCCGACGGCGACGCCGATCAGATGCGGCATTTGTTTCGGGCGCCCACCAGAGCGTCGAACCACATCCGCTGCAGAAATGGAAGCTGCCCGCGGACGGTCGCTCGAAACGCTGCGCCCGACCCGCAATCCGGCTGAATTGCACAGGGGAGGCTCAGCCTCGTCGCGGAGCATGAAAGCGGCAATGTGCGGGCGCCCGGGGGAAAGGCAATCCTGACCAGCTGATGAAATAGGTGGCCGCTTCCCCGAGACATCGGGCTTGGCCAACGCAAATCAAATCGAAACACGAGCAGCGCCGGCAAGGTCAGGATCATCAGCCCGACCAGCTGCGCGCCCGTTCCTGTACGGTCATCGGTCATGCTCAGCTTGCTGCCAGACGGGCTGTGGCGGTTGGGGTTGGTGCGCTTGCCACGTCGTCATGCCGCTAGACGAACTTGCAGGTCGCGGCCGCTCGGTTCTTGAAATGCGCGCAGATGAAATGCCGGCAGGATCGCCAGCAGATGGTCGAAGATGTCGGCCTGGATGTCCTCATACTCGCTCCAGGCGGTCGTGCCGGTGAAGCAATATATCTCGAGCGGCAGGCCTTGCGGCGTCGGGGCGAGCTGGCGAACGATCAGCGTCATTCCGCCGGCAATGTCGGCATTCGCCCGCAGATAGGCTAAGACATAGGCTCGGAAAGTCCCGATGTTCGTCACGCGGCGGGCATTCGCCGGCTCGCGTCCGGCATCGCCAAGGCGCGCGTTCCATTCGCCAAGCTCGTCCTGCTTACGATCGAGATAATCGCGGATCAGTGCAATCCGGCCCAGTTCCCTTCGCTCCCCGGTGGACAGGAAGCGGATGCAATTCTGGTCGAGCAGGAGCGCGCGCTTGATCCGCCGCCCGCCGGATTCCGCCATGCCGCGCCAGTTCTTGAAGCTGTCGGCGATCAAGCGGTGGGTGGGGATGGTCGTGATCGTCTTGTCCCAATTCTGCACCTTGATCGTGTGAAGCGCGATATCGATCACATCGCCGTCCGCATTGAGCTGGGGCATCTCGATCCAGTCGCCGACGCGCAGCATGTCGTTCGACGTCAGCTGGACCGAAGCGACCAGCGAGAGAATCGTGTCCTTGAACACCAGCATCAGCACGGCGGCCATAGCGCCCAGGCCCGAGAGCAATAGCAGCGGCGACTGCTCCATCAGCGCGGCGACGATCAGGATCGCCGCACCCGCATACAGAAGGATCTTGAGGACCTGAACATAGCCCTTGATCGGGCGGTTCGCCGATTCGGGCCGGCGCTCGTAAAGCTGGTTGGCCAGACCGAGCGCTTCGCCGATTGCCGTGGCGGCGAACAGGATGATCGAGGCGGAAACGACATTGCCGACGACGATCGCGACGGTCGGCGCGAGATGCGGGACTGCGCTGATGCCCGACGCGATGATGAGCGCCGGGACGATATTGGCGAGACGCGCCGCGATCGGCGCGGGGGTGGGACCGTCATGCGGCAGCCAGCGCAGGACGAAACGCAGGACAATTTTCCGGACGACGAAATTCGCGAGCCAGGCAACCGCGCCGAGTATGGCGAGCGCAATGAGGGTTTCGGCCCATGGCGGCGTGCCGGCAAGCAAGCGGATGTCGGTCACGGTCGGAAAAGCTTCGCTCATCATGTTCTGCATGGTTTCGGGTCCGTGCGATGCGGATCGGTCTCCTTTCATTCGTTTTTGGCGACGGTGTTGGGGGCGAACGGATCTTCGCGCAGCGACCGGCCGGCTGTCTCGGGCATGAAGCGCAAGGCGACGAGCCCCATCAGGCACGCGAGCACCATATAATAGGCCGGCATCAGCGGATCGCGGGTCAGGCTGATCAGGCCGCTCCCGACGATCGGCGCAGTGCCGCCGAAGATCGACGTCGAGACATTGTAAGCGATCGCGAAGCCCGCGAACCGCACGGCGGTCGGGAACATGGCAGGAAAGGTCGCCGAGATGGTCGCGAGCTGCGGGACGTAGAGCAGCCCCAGCGCCATGAAGCCGATGATTGCGCCCGCGAACCCCGTTCCGATCAACATGTAGAGCGGTACGACGAAAACGAGCAGGCCGATCAGCGACCAGCGCCACATCGGCTTGCGGCCGACGCGATCCGAGAGGGCGCCGGCGAAGGGCAGGAAGACCATCATGAAGACCATGCCGATGATCGGCACGAGCAAGGCCTCCTCGCTGGACAGGCCGATGCGCCGCTGCAGATAGGTCGGCATATAGCTCAGCAGCGAATAGTTGACGACGTTGAGCGCGACGACAAGTCCGCTGACGACGAGCAAGGGGCGCCAGTGATTGCGTATCAGGGACCCGAGACCCGGCGGCTTGCGTTCCGCGGCGGCCGCCATTTCTTCGCGGAAGATCGGCGTGTCTTCCATCTTTGACCGCAGATACATGCCAACGAGACCGATCGGCCCGGCGATCAGAAACGGAATACGCCAGCCCCACTCGTGCATCGCCTTGTCGCCGAGGTGAAGCGAATAACCAAGCATGATGGCCGCGCCGAGCGAGAAGCCCGCCAGCGTACCGAATTCGAGGAAGCTGCCATAGAAGCCGCGGCGGTCGTCGGGGGCATATTCGGCCATGAAGGTCGCGGCGCCGCCATATTCGCCGCCGGTCGAAAATCCCTGGAGCATGCGCAGGATGACGAGCGCCGTCGGAGCCCAGAAACCCACCGTGTCATAGGACGGAATCAGCCCGACGGCGAAGGTCGCGCCCGCCATCAGGAGGATCGTCATCGCGAGCACCGACTTGCGGCCGATCCGGTCGCCGAGCGGTCCCCAGAACAGGCCACCAAGCGGGCGGATGAGGAAGGATATAGCGAAGGTTGCGAGCGCGAACAGCACCGCCTCTTCGGTATCGCCCGGGAAAAGTGCGGCCGAAATATAGGTCAGGCCATAGGCATATATGCCATAATCGAACCATTCGACCGCATTGCCGAGCGCCGAGGCGCCGACCGCGCGGTGGAGCGGCGAAGGCTCGGGAAAGGGCGGGGGGTGCCCGGGGGCGTGAAGCGTCATCGGGTTATCCATTGGTCACCTATGGTGTTGGGTTCGGTTGACAAGACGGGCTGATCGGGGCCGGCGGGGTCGAGCAGCGCGGCGACCGGGGTCGTGCGCGGCAGAATCTGGAAATCCTGCTGCCGGTCTCCAGGGACGGGATCGCTCATCGCGACGCGCCACATGCCGAAGGCCAGCATCGCCGCGGCGGCCAGCGCGATGAAGAGGAAGAGCCCGCCCGCATCGGTGAGCGTCATCGAGGCGGCCGCGCCGAGCGGGCCGAGCGCGGCGCCGGCGGAATAGAGAAGCACGAGCTGACCGCTTGCCGAGACTCGCTCGGACGGAAGAAGCCGGTCGTTCGCATAGGCGACGCAGAGCGGATAGAGCGCGAAGCTCAGGCCGCCAAAGGCGGCGCCAAGGCCGAAAAGGAGCAGGCCCTGCGGCTGCGTCGCCAGCGCGATGCTCGCTGCCCAGGTGGCGGCGAAGCAGGCGAGGATGACCCGGCGGCGGTCATAGCGGTCCGACAACCGGCCGAGCGGCCATTGCAGCGCGACGCCGCCGAGGATGACCGTCATCATGAAGGTCGCGGTCTCGCCGAGATCGAGGCCGATCCGACGCGCGTAGATGGCTGCGAGGCCATAGAAGGCGCCAAGCAAAAGCCCGGTGACGCCCGCTCCCACGACGCCGAGCGGCGAGGCCTCGAACAGGCGCCGCAGTGGCAGCGACGCGGCCTCCTCGAGAACCGGCGCGCTACTCCGGGTCAGACAGACCGGGATGATCGCGAGCGAAATCAGGATCGCGGCGATTTCGAAAGGGACCTGCGGCGCGGTGTTGCCCGAACGCAGGATCAACTGGCCGAACGCCTGCCCCGAATAGAGCGCGACCATATACCACGCGAGTATGGTGCCACGCGTGCCGGTTTCGGCCCGGTCGTTGAGCCAGCTCTCGACACAAACAAAAACGCCGGCGACGCAGAGACCGTCAACCAGTCGCAGCGCGCCCCAAAGCAGGGGATGCGCGAACAGCGCATAGGCGAGGGTGCTCGCGGACAGTAGTGCGACAAGCGCCGCAAAGGCGCGAATATGGCCGACGCGGCGGACGATATCGCCCGCCCTGAGCGCGCCGATCACAAGTCCGGCAAAATAGGCGGTTGCGACGAGACCGATGATCATCGTCCCGCTGCCGGCGCGCTCAAGCCGGAGCCCGATCAAGGTCGACAGAAAGCCGCTGCCCGCCATCATGATAAAGATGGCGATCAGCAGACTGCGGACCGGCAGGATCGTTGCAAGCATCAGGCGTCGTCGCAGGGCCGCGTCAGGCGGCGCGCCGGCCTTCGGCAGCCTGAAGACCCTCATTCTCGACCAGCGCCCGATGGAGCGCGCGCACCGCTTCATCGAAATCGCGGGTCTCGATGATGAACTGGATATCGACGTTTCGGATCTGGTGCTGCATGGCGATCATCGGGATGCCCGCTTCATCGAGCGCACGCAGGGCATCGGGGACGAGCCCGGGACGCGAGATATCGCTGCCGATCGCTGAGACCATCGCCACGGGGTGGGCCGAGATGGCGGCCTCCGGATAGTCTTTCTGCAGGTCGGCGATCACCTTCTTCACCGCGTCGGGAGAGGCCGCGAGATAATGGGTGATCGTGTTGGCGTTCGACGATTTGCTGACGATCCACAGCCCGTGGCGCGCCAGTGCATCGAGGATCGCGGAGTCATAACCCTTGATTCCCACCATGTCCTGTTCGAAGAACTGCAGCGCCTGCATTTGGCGAATGCCGGTGACGATCTCGACCCGCGGGACGTCCGAAACATAGTCCCCGGTCACCAGCGTGCCTTCATCCTCGCGATCGAACGTATTGCGGACGCGCAGCGGAATATCGGTCTGGCGAAGCCCGCGCCCCGCGCCCGGATGGATCGCCTCCATGCCGAGATTGGCAAGCTGGTCGGCAACGTCATAATTTGTCCGCCCGATCTTGCGCGCCTTGTCGGCGCCGACCAGTTTCGGGTCGGCGCTCGACAGATGGAATTCCTTGTGGATAATCGCCTCGCGCGCGCCGGTCAGCACCGCGAGGCGCGAAAAGGTCATTTCGGTATAGCCGCGTGCGTAGCGGCGTACCATTCCACCTTCACAGCCAGCATAGCCGGTGACGATCGGCAGGGTGTTGGCCAGGTTGATCGTCGCGAACGCCTCCTCGATCCTTTGGTCGAGGCTGCGCAGGTCATCCTGGTCCCACAAGCTGAGATCGACGAACCGGGCATTCACGTCGCGATCGCGCAGCAACAGTGCCAGGCTGTGGGCGCTATGCGCTTCGCCGATCCCCGCGAGAAGCTCGCGAAGCGTCAGCAACTGCTCCTTGACGCAGAAGCGGCCGTGACTGCGCAGCCGCGCCAGATCCTCAAGGCACGCGGCAACGGCCCTGATCCGTTGCTCGATAAAGGCATCGGCTTCGGCGCGGCTCTTCGCCCGCGCGAACATCGCGGCGTTGCGATCGCGCACCGCTTCGCGGACGATGCCGAGCGCGTTGCGCCAGCCTTCGGCGCTTTCGTCGGCGACGAAGCGCCCATAGACGCCGGGGGCGCCGGTTTTCTTGTTCTCAAGCAGCAGATCGGTCATGCCTGCGTAAGCCGAGACGACGAAGATGCGCTGGTAGAGATCGGAGCCCTTGCGGTCTGCGATGAGGACATTGTCGAGCAGCGTCTCGGTCGCAACCATCGAGGTGCCGCCGATCTTCTCGACGCTATGACGGCCCGTCATACGGGCACCGGTTCGTCGAGACGCCCGCGTTCGCTCCGCAAGGGCTTCGGATCGCCGCGATGAGCGAGAAACCAGGGGCGGGGCTTGGGCGCGCCAAACGGTTCTTCGAGCCGGTTGCTGACGGCGTTATAGACCAGAAAGGCATTGGCGCGCGGGAAGGGCGTGATGTTGCCGTTCGAGCCATGCATCAGGTTGCAGTCGAACAGGATTACTGTCCCGGGATTGCCGGTCGGCGCGACGATACCGTGCCTATGCGCCAGCTCGGCGAGGCTCACCTCGTCGGGAACACCATATTCCTGGCGCTTGAGCGAGCTCAGATAATGATCGTCGGGCGTCTCGCCGATGCAGGTGAGAAAGGTGCGGTGCGATCCCGGCAGGACCATCAGCGGGCCATTGTGCGGGGTATTCTCGGCGAGCAGGATCGACATCGACAGCGCGCGCATCCGCGGCATGCCGTCCTCGACATGCCAGGTTTCGAAATCGCTGTGCCAATAGAATTCCTTGCCGGTAAAACCCGGTTTATAGTTGAGACGCGACTGGTGAATATAAACCTCGTCGCCGAGCAGGAACCTTGCAACGTCGGCGAGGCGTGCGTCGGCGGCGAGGCGGGCCATCACCGCATTCTGCCGGTGAATCTCGAAGATCGAACGGATTTCCTTTTCCTGCGGCTCGGTGACGATTGTGTCCTCGTCGAGCGCGGCGGGATCGGCGAGCAGCGCGCCAGCGGCCTTTTGCAGAAAGGCCACTTCATCAGCCGAGAAGATATCTTCGAGCACGATATAGCCGTCGCGGTCGAACTGCGCGGCCTGCGCCGGGCTGATCGGCGCGTCATTGCTCCATTCGCTATGAACGACCGGATCCTGCCGCGGCCGCATCTCTGCGGCCGCGGCATGGCGCGAGGGGTAGAGGTCAATCATGGAAAATCCCTGTTTTTCTTCTATCATTCGGCAAGAACGGTCGCGCGCACATGGTCCGGATCGGCGGGATAGGCGCCGGTTTCGTCATGCACTTCCGTGCCGGTCACCGGCGGATTGAAGGCGCAGGCGGTCAAGATATCGGTCTCGGGGCGCACGATGTGGCGATCATTGTCGTTGAGCGCGTACATGACGCCCGGCTCGAGTTTGTGAATCTCTCCGGTGGCGAGATCTTCGATGGTGCCCTTGCCCTTCAGCACGAAGACCGATTCCAGATGGTTTTGGTAATGCATCTTCAATTCGGTGCCGGCGAACATGGTGGTGATGTGGAAGGAAAAGCCCATCCCGTCGTCCTTGAGCAGCATTCGGGCGCTGGCCCAGCCGTCCGAACGGACATTGCGGTCGGTCTTGCGGACGTCGTTGAGGTTACGAATGATCATGTCTGTCTCCTGATTTATTCGGCGGCGGCGGCGTAATCGGCGGCCATCGCTTCGCGGATCCGGGTTTCGAGAATGTCGAGGCCGGCGCTGAACACGGCATCGTCGATGACGAGCGGCGCCAGCACCTTGATCACCTCGTCGTGCGCGCCGCTGGTTTCGATGATCAGGCCGGCGTCGAAGCAGGCGGCGGTAATCGCGCCCGCGAGGTCGCCCGAGCCTGTGCTCACGCCGCGCATCATGCCGCGCCCGCGAAGTTCGAAGCCATGCTCCGCCGCGATGCGCGCCAGCCGGCCTTCGAGCAGGTCACCGCGGCGACGGACGTCGCTTTGGAAGGCGTCGTCGCTCCAGAAGTGGCGGAGGGCCGCGGTTGCTGTAACAAAGGCATGGTTATTGCCGCGGAAGGTGCCATTATGCTCGCCGGGCGAGAACTGGTCGAACTCGGGACGGAAAAGCGTGAGCGCGAAGGGCAGTCCCATGCCCGACAGCGATTTGGCCATCGTGATGATGTCGGGGGTGAACCCCATCGTCTCGAAGCTGAAGAAGCCGCCGGTCCGGCCGCAGCCCGCCTGGATGTCATCGACGATCAAGAGGGCGCCATGTGCCTTTGCGATGGCCGCGATCCGGCGCAGCCATTCGGGCGACGCGGCGTTGAGCCCGCCTTCGCCCTGGACGGTTTCGACGAGAATGGCGGCTGGCGCGTCGAGGCCGCTCGACGGATCGGACAATCGCTGTTCAAGCAAATCGGCAGTGTCGACCTCGGGGCCATAATAGCCATCATAAGGTTCGTGCGCGACGTGACTGAGCGGCACCCCGGCGCCGCCGCGCTTGGCGGCGTTGCCGGTGCAGGCGAGCGCGCCAAGCGTCATGCCGTGAAAACCATTGGTAAAGGCGATGACCATCTCGCGGCCCGTGATCTTGCGCGCGAGCTTGATCGCGGCCTCGACCGCATTGGTCCCGGTCGGGCCAGTGAACATGATGCGATAATCGAGCTCCCGCGGAGTGAGGATGACATCCTCGAACGCGCGAAGAAAGGCCTCCTTGGCGTCGGTGTGCAGGTCGAGACCATGCGCGATCCCGTCGGCGGCGATATAATCGAGCAGCGCCTGTTTCAGCAGTGGATGGTTGTGACCATAGTTGAGCGTCGAGCAGCCCGACAGGAAGTCGATATAGCGCCCACCCTCGCTATCGTGCATCCAGACCCCTTCGGCCTTGCCGAACTGGCGCGGCATCGACCGGGCATAGCTTCGCACCCCGGACTCGCGGCGCTCATAGAGGGTCCTGTCCGGAATCGCGCCGGACGGCTTCGGTTGCATAGTCATGGATTTACCCCTGTGCTTCTTTAATCTTTTTGAGATCGAACGGGCCGATGCGGGCCTCATATTCGGTCGGATAGGCCCCGGCGAAGTGCGCCTCGCGCTCGAACAGCGCGGTGCGTTCGAGCGGCGCATTCCAGTCGCGAGCGAGCGAGTGAAACAGTGCCCAGGACGCGTTATTGTCTTCGGTCACGGTGGTCGTCAGGGAGGTGACGCCCCGCTGCGCTGGCCGCACGAGCAGAGACTTGATCATCCGCTTTGCAAGGCCTTGTCCGCGTCCCTCTGACGCGACGGCGACCTGCCAGACGAAAAAGCTCGTGGGGTCGGATGGGGGACGATGTCCCGATACCCAACCGACGATCCGCTCGCCCTGCTGCGCGACCACGCAATGGTCGGCGAAATGGGTCGACTGGATGAGATTGCAGTAAGCCGAATTACGATCAAGCGGCGGGCAGCGCGAGATAAGCGCCGTTATCGCCGGTCCGTCTGTGGCGACGGGCACTCTGAACGCGAACCCGACGGGGGAAGATGGGACGCCCGCTTCTTTTTCTGAAGG
The Sphingopyxis macrogoltabida genome window above contains:
- a CDS encoding MFS transporter, which gives rise to MTLHAPGHPPPFPEPSPLHRAVGASALGNAVEWFDYGIYAYGLTYISAALFPGDTEEAVLFALATFAISFLIRPLGGLFWGPLGDRIGRKSVLAMTILLMAGATFAVGLIPSYDTVGFWAPTALVILRMLQGFSTGGEYGGAATFMAEYAPDDRRGFYGSFLEFGTLAGFSLGAAIMLGYSLHLGDKAMHEWGWRIPFLIAGPIGLVGMYLRSKMEDTPIFREEMAAAAERKPPGLGSLIRNHWRPLLVVSGLVVALNVVNYSLLSYMPTYLQRRIGLSSEEALLVPIIGMVFMMVFLPFAGALSDRVGRKPMWRWSLIGLLVFVVPLYMLIGTGFAGAIIGFMALGLLYVPQLATISATFPAMFPTAVRFAGFAIAYNVSTSIFGGTAPIVGSGLISLTRDPLMPAYYMVLACLMGLVALRFMPETAGRSLREDPFAPNTVAKNE
- a CDS encoding mechanosensitive ion channel family protein; protein product: MSEAFPTVTDIRLLAGTPPWAETLIALAILGAVAWLANFVVRKIVLRFVLRWLPHDGPTPAPIAARLANIVPALIIASGISAVPHLAPTVAIVVGNVVSASIILFAATAIGEALGLANQLYERRPESANRPIKGYVQVLKILLYAGAAILIVAALMEQSPLLLLSGLGAMAAVLMLVFKDTILSLVASVQLTSNDMLRVGDWIEMPQLNADGDVIDIALHTIKVQNWDKTITTIPTHRLIADSFKNWRGMAESGGRRIKRALLLDQNCIRFLSTGERRELGRIALIRDYLDRKQDELGEWNARLGDAGREPANARRVTNIGTFRAYVLAYLRANADIAGGMTLIVRQLAPTPQGLPLEIYCFTGTTAWSEYEDIQADIFDHLLAILPAFHLRAFQEPSGRDLQVRLAA
- a CDS encoding MFS transporter, whose amino-acid sequence is MLATILPVRSLLIAIFIMMAGSGFLSTLIGLRLERAGSGTMIIGLVATAYFAGLVIGALRAGDIVRRVGHIRAFAALVALLSASTLAYALFAHPLLWGALRLVDGLCVAGVFVCVESWLNDRAETGTRGTILAWYMVALYSGQAFGQLILRSGNTAPQVPFEIAAILISLAIIPVCLTRSSAPVLEEAASLPLRRLFEASPLGVVGAGVTGLLLGAFYGLAAIYARRIGLDLGETATFMMTVILGGVALQWPLGRLSDRYDRRRVILACFAATWAASIALATQPQGLLLFGLGAAFGGLSFALYPLCVAYANDRLLPSERVSASGQLVLLYSAGAALGPLGAAASMTLTDAGGLFLFIALAAAAMLAFGMWRVAMSDPVPGDRQQDFQILPRTTPVAALLDPAGPDQPVLSTEPNTIGDQWITR
- a CDS encoding aspartate kinase is translated as MTGRHSVEKIGGTSMVATETLLDNVLIADRKGSDLYQRIFVVSAYAGMTDLLLENKKTGAPGVYGRFVADESAEGWRNALGIVREAVRDRNAAMFARAKSRAEADAFIEQRIRAVAACLEDLARLRSHGRFCVKEQLLTLRELLAGIGEAHSAHSLALLLRDRDVNARFVDLSLWDQDDLRSLDQRIEEAFATINLANTLPIVTGYAGCEGGMVRRYARGYTEMTFSRLAVLTGAREAIIHKEFHLSSADPKLVGADKARKIGRTNYDVADQLANLGMEAIHPGAGRGLRQTDIPLRVRNTFDREDEGTLVTGDYVSDVPRVEIVTGIRQMQALQFFEQDMVGIKGYDSAILDALARHGLWIVSKSSNANTITHYLAASPDAVKKVIADLQKDYPEAAISAHPVAMVSAIGSDISRPGLVPDALRALDEAGIPMIAMQHQIRNVDIQFIIETRDFDEAVRALHRALVENEGLQAAEGRRAA
- the ectB gene encoding diaminobutyrate--2-oxoglutarate transaminase; translated protein: MTMQPKPSGAIPDRTLYERRESGVRSYARSMPRQFGKAEGVWMHDSEGGRYIDFLSGCSTLNYGHNHPLLKQALLDYIAADGIAHGLDLHTDAKEAFLRAFEDVILTPRELDYRIMFTGPTGTNAVEAAIKLARKITGREMVIAFTNGFHGMTLGALACTGNAAKRGGAGVPLSHVAHEPYDGYYGPEVDTADLLEQRLSDPSSGLDAPAAILVETVQGEGGLNAASPEWLRRIAAIAKAHGALLIVDDIQAGCGRTGGFFSFETMGFTPDIITMAKSLSGMGLPFALTLFRPEFDQFSPGEHNGTFRGNNHAFVTATAALRHFWSDDAFQSDVRRRGDLLEGRLARIAAEHGFELRGRGMMRGVSTGSGDLAGAITAACFDAGLIIETSGAHDEVIKVLAPLVIDDAVFSAGLDILETRIREAMAADYAAAAE
- the thpD gene encoding ectoine hydroxylase; this translates as MIDLYPSRHAAAAEMRPRQDPVVHSEWSNDAPISPAQAAQFDRDGYIVLEDIFSADEVAFLQKAAGALLADPAALDEDTIVTEPQEKEIRSIFEIHRQNAVMARLAADARLADVARFLLGDEVYIHQSRLNYKPGFTGKEFYWHSDFETWHVEDGMPRMRALSMSILLAENTPHNGPLMVLPGSHRTFLTCIGETPDDHYLSSLKRQEYGVPDEVSLAELAHRHGIVAPTGNPGTVILFDCNLMHGSNGNITPFPRANAFLVYNAVSNRLEEPFGAPKPRPWFLAHRGDPKPLRSERGRLDEPVPV
- the ectA gene encoding diaminobutyrate acetyltransferase; this encodes MPVATDGPAITALISRCPPLDRNSAYCNLIQSTHFADHCVVAQQGERIVGWVSGHRPPSDPTSFFVWQVAVASEGRGQGLAKRMIKSLLVRPAQRGVTSLTTTVTEDNNASWALFHSLARDWNAPLERTALFEREAHFAGAYPTEYEARIGPFDLKKIKEAQG
- a CDS encoding ectoine synthase, producing MIIRNLNDVRKTDRNVRSDGWASARMLLKDDGMGFSFHITTMFAGTELKMHYQNHLESVFVLKGKGTIEDLATGEIHKLEPGVMYALNDNDRHIVRPETDILTACAFNPPVTGTEVHDETGAYPADPDHVRATVLAE